Proteins encoded within one genomic window of Amycolatopsis sp. 2-15:
- a CDS encoding NAD-dependent malic enzyme, protein MPVPGPGYSITVRVEAPASSTAAGDLTTAVGRVGGVLTAFDVVESHADTIVVDISANALSENHAQDITQALDSLPGVKVRKVSDRTFLIHLGGKIEVTPKVALRNRDDLSRAYTPGVARVCQAIAANPEDARRLTIKRNTVAVVTDGSAVLGLGNIGPAAALPVMEGKAALFKKFAGVDAWPVCLDTQDTEEIIKIVKAIAPVYAGINLEDIAAPRCFEIEARLREQLDIPVFHDDQHGTAIVVVAALRNALRVVGKEIEDCKIVVSGVGAAGSAIIRLLLRKNPGDIVAADIDGIVHPDRGNLDDNLTWIANHTNRDKQAGTLHEALVNADVFIGVSAPNLFGADQVATMNKDAVVFALANPDPEIDPLEAQQHAAVVATGRSDFPNQINNVLAFPGVFRGLLDAAAHNIDDNMLLAAADAIADVVDQSRLNASFIVPSVFDNAVAPAVAEAVKAAVRAEATAG, encoded by the coding sequence ATGCCGGTTCCCGGTCCCGGGTATTCGATCACCGTCCGGGTCGAGGCCCCGGCTTCCTCCACGGCCGCCGGTGACCTCACCACCGCCGTCGGCCGCGTCGGCGGAGTGCTCACGGCGTTCGACGTCGTCGAGTCGCACGCCGACACGATCGTGGTCGACATCAGCGCCAACGCGCTGTCGGAGAACCACGCGCAGGACATCACCCAGGCGCTCGACTCGCTGCCGGGCGTGAAGGTCCGCAAGGTCTCCGACCGGACGTTCCTGATCCACCTCGGCGGCAAGATCGAGGTCACGCCCAAGGTCGCGCTCCGCAACCGTGACGACCTCTCCCGCGCGTACACGCCGGGTGTCGCCCGTGTGTGCCAGGCGATCGCCGCGAACCCCGAGGACGCGCGCCGCCTGACCATCAAGCGCAACACCGTGGCCGTGGTCACGGACGGTTCGGCCGTGCTCGGCCTCGGCAACATCGGCCCGGCCGCCGCGCTGCCCGTGATGGAGGGCAAGGCGGCGCTGTTCAAGAAGTTCGCCGGCGTCGACGCGTGGCCCGTGTGCCTGGACACGCAGGACACCGAGGAGATCATCAAGATCGTCAAGGCAATCGCGCCGGTCTACGCGGGCATCAACCTCGAGGACATCGCCGCGCCGCGCTGCTTCGAGATCGAGGCGCGCCTGCGTGAGCAGCTCGACATCCCCGTGTTCCACGACGACCAGCACGGCACGGCGATCGTCGTCGTCGCGGCCCTGCGCAACGCGCTGCGCGTGGTCGGCAAGGAGATCGAGGACTGCAAGATCGTGGTCAGCGGCGTCGGCGCGGCCGGCTCGGCCATCATCCGGCTCCTGCTGCGCAAGAACCCGGGTGACATCGTGGCCGCCGACATCGATGGCATCGTCCACCCCGACCGCGGCAACCTCGACGACAACCTCACCTGGATCGCGAACCACACCAACCGCGACAAGCAGGCCGGCACGCTGCACGAGGCCCTCGTGAACGCCGACGTCTTCATCGGCGTCTCCGCCCCGAACCTCTTCGGCGCCGACCAGGTGGCGACGATGAACAAGGACGCCGTGGTCTTCGCGCTGGCCAACCCGGACCCGGAGATCGACCCGCTGGAGGCGCAGCAGCACGCCGCCGTGGTCGCCACCGGTCGCAGCGACTTCCCGAACCAGATCAACAACGTGCTGGCGTTCCCCGGCGTCTTCCGCGGCCTGCTCGACGCCGCCGCACACAACATCGACGACAACATGCTGCTCGCCGCTGCCGACGCGATCGCCGACGTGGTGGACCAGAGCCGGCTCAACGCGTCGTTCATCGTGCCGAGCGTGTTCGACAACGCGGTGGCCCCGGCCGTCGCCGAAGCCGTGAAGGCGGCCGTGCGCGCGGAAGCCACGGCCGGCTGA
- the moaC gene encoding cyclic pyranopterin monophosphate synthase MoaC, whose translation MSELSHVDETGAARMVDVSGKTATARTALAGGTVHTTAEVVDLLSANGLPKGDALATARIAGIMGAKRVPELIPLCHQIALSGVKVEFELDGSAVHISATAKTTDVTGVEMEALTAVAVAGLTLHDMIKAVDPAATLDNVRLIRKDGGKTGTWERQS comes from the coding sequence GTGAGTGAACTCAGCCACGTCGACGAAACCGGCGCCGCGCGGATGGTCGACGTCTCCGGCAAGACGGCGACCGCGCGCACGGCGCTCGCCGGCGGCACGGTGCACACCACCGCCGAGGTGGTGGATCTGTTGTCCGCCAACGGGTTGCCGAAGGGCGACGCACTGGCGACGGCCCGGATCGCCGGCATCATGGGCGCCAAGCGCGTGCCGGAGCTGATCCCGTTGTGCCACCAGATCGCGTTGTCCGGCGTGAAGGTGGAGTTCGAACTGGACGGGAGCGCCGTCCACATCAGCGCGACGGCGAAGACCACCGACGTCACCGGCGTCGAGATGGAGGCCCTCACCGCCGTCGCGGTCGCGGGGCTCACGCTGCACGACATGATCAAGGCCGTGGATCCGGCCGCGACGCTCGACAACGTCCGCCTGATCCGCAAGGACGGCGGCAAGACCGGTACGTGGGAGCGGCAGTCATGA
- a CDS encoding molybdenum cofactor biosynthesis protein MoaE, protein MSEARVIVASNRAAKGVYEDKTGPVLVEWLAGRGYAVPDPVVVEDGEPVGIALRAAVSEGVAVVLTTGGTGISPTDRTPDVTREVLDYELPGVADAIRSAGLPHVPTAVLSRGLAGVAGRTLVVNLPGSRGGVKDGLGVLEAILDHAVDQLAGGDHPRPAAEDLAKADQAAESTENSASVAGALAADSLPADPLEAKTPSTPRVRILRAEVSDQLLSVDEHARLVEDDAAGAVVTFGGVVRDHDGGKGVRDLTYEGHPTAGDVLAQVVTELAAGWTGVRAVAVSHRVGPLAIGDVALACAVAAEHRGQAFAACAELVDEVKARLPIWKHQHFTDGSDEWVNSP, encoded by the coding sequence ATGAGCGAGGCACGGGTGATCGTGGCGTCCAATCGCGCCGCGAAGGGCGTCTACGAGGACAAAACCGGCCCGGTGCTCGTGGAGTGGCTCGCCGGGCGCGGTTACGCGGTACCCGACCCGGTGGTCGTCGAGGACGGCGAACCGGTGGGGATCGCGTTGCGCGCGGCGGTTTCCGAGGGCGTCGCCGTGGTCCTGACCACGGGCGGCACGGGCATTTCGCCGACGGACCGCACTCCGGACGTCACGCGCGAAGTGCTGGACTACGAACTTCCGGGCGTCGCGGACGCGATCCGCTCCGCGGGCCTGCCGCACGTGCCGACGGCCGTGCTGTCGCGCGGCCTCGCGGGTGTCGCGGGCCGCACGCTCGTCGTCAACCTGCCCGGCTCGCGCGGCGGCGTGAAGGACGGCCTGGGCGTGCTGGAGGCGATCCTGGACCACGCCGTGGACCAGCTCGCCGGTGGTGACCACCCGCGGCCTGCCGCGGAAGATCTGGCCAAGGCCGACCAAGCCGCGGAGTCCACTGAGAACTCCGCGTCCGTCGCCGGCGCACTCGCCGCGGACTCGCTGCCCGCGGATCCGCTCGAAGCCAAGACCCCGAGCACACCTCGAGTCCGCATCCTCCGCGCGGAGGTCAGCGACCAGCTGCTGTCGGTCGACGAGCACGCCCGCCTCGTGGAAGACGACGCGGCCGGCGCCGTCGTCACCTTCGGCGGGGTCGTGCGCGACCACGACGGCGGCAAGGGCGTGCGCGACCTCACCTACGAAGGCCACCCCACCGCGGGCGACGTGCTCGCCCAGGTCGTCACCGAGCTCGCCGCCGGTTGGACGGGCGTCCGCGCCGTGGCCGTGAGCCACCGCGTCGGCCCGCTCGCCATCGGCGACGTGGCGCTGGCGTGCGCCGTCGCCGCCGAGCACCGCGGCCAGGCCTTCGCGGCCTGCGCGGAACTCGTCGACGAGGTGAAGGCCCGGCTCCCGATCTGGAAGCACCAGCACTTCACCGACGGCTCCGACGAATGGGTCAACTCACCCTGA
- a CDS encoding transglycosylase family protein produces the protein MSYRGKHRKMSAATRTIARVAVAGIAVGAPIAIAATPASATNWDAVAQCESSGNWNTNTGNGYYGGLQFTQSTWKAYGGTGSAANASREQQIAVAERVLAGQGGGAWPNCYGRGAGGSTAAHKSTKSTKSTSKSTTKKSTPKKSTSSAPKKVASTPVTGVPSSNPNGDYTVVSGDSLSKIAKQLDVQGGFQKLQDLNKGYIPNADLILVGQKIATK, from the coding sequence ATGTCTTACCGAGGCAAGCACCGCAAGATGTCCGCCGCCACCCGCACCATCGCCCGCGTCGCTGTCGCGGGTATCGCGGTCGGCGCGCCCATCGCGATCGCCGCGACCCCCGCGTCGGCGACCAACTGGGACGCTGTCGCGCAGTGTGAGAGCAGCGGCAACTGGAACACCAACACCGGCAACGGCTACTACGGCGGCCTGCAGTTCACGCAGAGCACCTGGAAGGCCTACGGCGGCACCGGCAGCGCGGCGAACGCTTCCCGTGAGCAGCAGATCGCCGTGGCCGAGCGCGTTCTCGCGGGCCAGGGCGGCGGCGCGTGGCCGAACTGCTACGGCAGGGGTGCCGGCGGCTCGACCGCGGCGCACAAGTCGACCAAGTCGACGAAGTCGACCTCGAAGTCGACCACCAAGAAGTCGACCCCGAAGAAGAGCACGAGCAGCGCCCCCAAGAAGGTCGCCAGCACCCCGGTGACCGGCGTGCCGAGCTCGAACCCGAACGGTGACTACACCGTCGTGTCCGGCGACAGCCTGTCGAAGATCGCCAAGCAGCTCGACGTTCAGGGTGGCTTCCAGAAGCTGCAGGACCTGAACAAGGGCTACATCCCGAACGCCGACCTGATCCTCGTCGGTCAGAAGATCGCCACCAAGTGA
- a CDS encoding MoaD/ThiS family protein: MTVLVRYFASARAAAGVEEEKLKLPEGSTVADAVRLVRELHPGPLPRILDAASFLLNEVAVRNQDRALSDGAQLDVLPPFAGG; this comes from the coding sequence ATGACCGTGCTGGTCCGCTACTTCGCCTCCGCCCGCGCGGCGGCGGGAGTGGAAGAGGAGAAGCTGAAGCTTCCCGAAGGCTCGACCGTCGCAGACGCGGTTCGCCTGGTGCGCGAGCTGCATCCGGGGCCGCTGCCGCGCATCCTCGACGCGGCGAGCTTCCTGCTGAACGAGGTTGCCGTCCGTAATCAGGATCGCGCCCTCAGTGACGGAGCGCAACTCGACGTGCTCCCGCCCTTCGCCGGCGGCTGA
- the moaA gene encoding GTP 3',8-cyclase MoaA — MTAVHLGFPRVPGTRGSSGVPSAPRPDHPGLLDQFGRVATDLRVSLTDRCNLRCTYCMPAEGLDWMPGEQVLSDDELVRLMRIAVETLGVTDIRLTGGEPLLRPGLEDIVARVTALEPRPRVSMTTNGIGLAKRAKGLAEAGLDRINVSLDTVDRALFEQITRRDRLPHVLAGLAAARDAGLAPVKVNSVLMRGINEHEAVPLLRFCLEEGYHLRFIEQMPLDAQHGWNRGEMITAEEILSMLGEEFSLSPFPAARGGAPAERWLVDGGPGDVGVIASVTRPFCAACERTRLTADGAVRSCLFSNDETDLRALVRAGARDEEVADAWRATMWGKLAGHEINEAGFAQPIRPMSAIGG; from the coding sequence ATGACAGCAGTACATCTCGGGTTTCCTCGCGTCCCCGGTACACGAGGTTCGTCCGGCGTGCCCTCGGCACCCCGCCCCGATCATCCGGGCTTGCTCGACCAGTTCGGCCGCGTGGCCACGGATCTGAGGGTTTCGCTCACGGACCGCTGCAACCTGCGCTGCACGTACTGCATGCCCGCCGAAGGCCTCGACTGGATGCCCGGCGAGCAGGTGCTCAGCGACGACGAGCTGGTGCGGCTCATGCGCATCGCCGTCGAGACGCTGGGGGTCACCGACATCCGGTTGACCGGCGGAGAGCCGCTGCTGCGTCCGGGCCTGGAGGACATCGTGGCTCGCGTCACGGCACTCGAGCCGCGGCCGCGGGTTTCCATGACCACCAACGGGATCGGCCTCGCGAAGCGGGCGAAAGGCCTTGCCGAGGCCGGCCTGGACCGGATCAACGTGTCGCTCGACACCGTTGACCGCGCCCTGTTCGAGCAGATCACCCGCCGCGACCGGCTCCCCCACGTGCTGGCGGGTCTCGCCGCCGCGCGCGACGCGGGGCTGGCGCCGGTGAAGGTCAACTCCGTGCTGATGCGCGGGATCAACGAGCACGAGGCCGTGCCGCTGCTGCGGTTCTGCCTCGAAGAGGGCTACCACCTGCGGTTCATCGAGCAGATGCCGCTCGACGCGCAGCACGGCTGGAACCGCGGCGAGATGATCACCGCCGAGGAGATCCTGTCGATGCTGGGCGAGGAGTTCTCGCTGTCGCCGTTCCCGGCCGCCCGCGGCGGCGCACCGGCCGAGCGGTGGCTGGTCGACGGCGGACCCGGCGACGTGGGCGTGATCGCGTCGGTGACCAGGCCGTTCTGCGCCGCGTGCGAGCGCACCCGCCTCACGGCTGACGGGGCGGTGCGCTCCTGTCTCTTCTCCAACGACGAGACGGACCTACGCGCCCTCGTGCGCGCGGGCGCGCGTGATGAAGAGGTGGCGGACGCGTGGCGGGCCACGATGTGGGGCAAGCTCGCGGGCCACGAGATCAATGAAGCCGGGTTCGCGCAGCCGATCCGGCCCATGAGTGCGATCGGCGGATGA
- a CDS encoding TOBE domain-containing protein, with protein MPQFRLSEAARLLGVSDDTVRRWVRGGQLTATDDAAGRKVVDGAQLAGFARAQAAGPEDPSAVGRSARNRFVGLVTEVTADKVMAQVELQCGAHRVVSLMSSEAVRELGLRPGVLAVAVVKATTVVVETPEGNR; from the coding sequence ATGCCGCAATTTCGGTTGTCCGAGGCCGCCCGGCTCCTCGGCGTCAGTGACGACACCGTCCGGCGCTGGGTCCGCGGCGGTCAGTTGACCGCGACGGACGACGCCGCCGGCCGGAAGGTCGTCGACGGTGCCCAGCTGGCGGGGTTCGCCCGCGCGCAGGCCGCCGGTCCCGAGGACCCGTCGGCAGTCGGCCGCTCCGCCCGCAACCGCTTCGTGGGACTCGTCACCGAGGTCACCGCCGACAAGGTGATGGCCCAGGTCGAGCTGCAGTGCGGGGCGCACCGAGTGGTGTCACTGATGAGTTCAGAAGCCGTCCGCGAGCTCGGGCTGCGCCCGGGTGTGCTCGCGGTGGCCGTTGTCAAGGCGACCACCGTCGTGGTGGAGACCCCGGAAGGAAACAGATGA
- the modA gene encoding molybdate ABC transporter substrate-binding protein, producing the protein MKKLAIAVAAVALLAGACSANDEASTSPSSGGPAVPSPAGSSATGTLTVFAAASLTESFNELGKEFEAAHPGVTVKFDYEGSSALVQKLDNGAKADVFASADQANMDKAVQGGVIDGQPTVFATNKLAIAVAKGNPKGIKTFADLNKAGLTVVVCAQQVPCGSATKKVEDNTHVTLKPASEETDVKQVLAKVQSGDADAGLVYVTDATSAADKVDKVDFPESSGAINNYPIAVVKDAPQAALAKEFNDFVLGAQGKAELTKIGFGPAQ; encoded by the coding sequence ATGAAGAAGCTCGCTATCGCCGTCGCGGCGGTCGCGTTGTTGGCCGGTGCGTGCAGCGCGAACGACGAGGCCAGCACCAGCCCGAGCTCGGGCGGCCCGGCGGTGCCCTCGCCCGCCGGTTCGAGCGCAACGGGCACGTTGACGGTGTTCGCCGCCGCATCGCTCACCGAGTCGTTCAACGAGCTCGGCAAGGAGTTCGAGGCCGCGCACCCGGGTGTCACCGTCAAGTTCGACTACGAGGGCTCGTCGGCGCTCGTGCAGAAACTGGACAACGGGGCCAAGGCCGACGTGTTCGCCTCCGCCGACCAGGCCAACATGGACAAGGCCGTGCAGGGCGGTGTGATCGACGGGCAGCCGACGGTGTTCGCCACCAACAAGCTGGCGATCGCCGTGGCGAAGGGCAACCCCAAGGGCATCAAGACCTTCGCCGACCTGAACAAGGCCGGCCTGACCGTGGTCGTCTGCGCGCAGCAGGTGCCGTGCGGCTCGGCGACCAAGAAGGTCGAGGACAACACCCACGTCACGCTGAAGCCGGCCAGCGAGGAGACCGACGTCAAGCAGGTGCTGGCGAAGGTGCAGTCGGGTGACGCCGACGCGGGCCTGGTCTACGTCACCGACGCCACGTCGGCCGCGGACAAGGTCGACAAGGTGGACTTCCCGGAGTCTTCCGGCGCGATCAACAACTACCCGATCGCCGTCGTGAAGGACGCTCCGCAGGCCGCTCTGGCCAAGGAGTTCAACGACTTCGTGCTCGGCGCGCAGGGCAAGGCCGAGCTGACCAAGATCGGGTTTGGCCCGGCTCAGTAA
- a CDS encoding ABC transporter permease — translation MARPPHSRVPLVLWIPAVVALALVVLPVVGLLVRSDVARFPSLLISESSLAALKLSLITALLSTVACVILGVPLAVVLARSRVRGTRLLRSIVLLPLVLPPVVGGLALLYLLGRKGFLGILINALTGQQVPFTTAAVVIAQTFVAMPFLVVSLEGALRGSGDRYEQVASTLGARPWTVFRRVTLPLLLPALGSGVVLSFARALGEFGATITFAGSLEGVTRTLPLEVYTQAEVDVDSAVALALLLIVVAIVVIAVARPRSFEGGFR, via the coding sequence GTGGCCCGGCCGCCGCACTCGCGGGTTCCCCTTGTTCTCTGGATCCCCGCCGTGGTGGCGCTCGCGCTCGTGGTGCTGCCCGTCGTCGGGCTGCTCGTGCGCTCGGACGTCGCCCGGTTCCCGTCTCTCCTGATCTCCGAGTCGTCGCTGGCCGCGCTGAAGCTGTCGCTGATCACGGCTCTGCTGTCCACGGTGGCGTGCGTGATCCTCGGCGTGCCGCTGGCCGTGGTGCTGGCCCGCTCGCGCGTGCGCGGCACGCGGCTGCTGCGCTCGATCGTGCTGCTGCCGCTGGTGCTCCCGCCCGTGGTCGGCGGCCTCGCCCTGCTGTACCTGCTGGGGCGCAAGGGTTTCCTCGGCATCCTGATCAACGCGCTCACCGGGCAGCAGGTCCCGTTCACGACCGCGGCAGTGGTGATCGCGCAGACGTTCGTGGCCATGCCGTTCCTGGTCGTGAGCCTCGAAGGCGCGCTGCGCGGCTCCGGCGACCGTTACGAACAGGTGGCTTCGACCCTCGGCGCGCGGCCGTGGACGGTGTTCCGCCGCGTGACGCTGCCGTTGCTGCTGCCGGCGCTCGGCTCCGGCGTGGTGCTCAGCTTCGCCCGCGCGCTGGGGGAGTTCGGCGCGACCATCACGTTCGCCGGTTCGCTCGAAGGGGTCACGCGGACGTTGCCGCTGGAGGTCTACACACAGGCCGAGGTGGACGTCGACAGCGCGGTGGCGCTCGCGTTGCTGCTGATCGTGGTGGCGATCGTGGTCATCGCGGTGGCGCGGCCGCGGTCGTTCGAAGGTGGTTTCCGGTGA
- a CDS encoding sulfate/molybdate ABC transporter ATP-binding protein, which translates to MTLSARIALSRGTFSLDVEFTVPEGTVLALLGPNGSGKSTVLGGLAGLVPVTSADITLSGRVLAGEKVDLPPHARGVGLLSQDALLFPHLSALDNVAFAPRSAGAGKAKSREVAEKWLAEVDASAFARRRPGQLSGGQQQRVAIARALASTPSLLLLDEPFAALDVDAAPAIRGLLRRVLRGGPTTVLVTHDPLDALALADHVAVMSGGRIVERGPTREVLAAPRTAFTARIAGLNLVAGVAEAEGLRTKSGDLVSGLLSEDAVVGEAAVAVFEPSAVAVYPHDGEHHGSPRNTAEATVAALEPHGPVIRVRVTGGGWAEGLTADLTPAAVADLELEPGSAVTLSVKAATVAVHPTQA; encoded by the coding sequence GTGACGCTCTCGGCCCGGATCGCACTCTCGCGCGGCACGTTCTCCCTCGACGTCGAGTTCACCGTCCCCGAGGGAACGGTGCTCGCACTGCTCGGGCCGAACGGCTCCGGCAAGTCCACTGTGCTCGGTGGCCTGGCCGGGCTCGTGCCCGTGACGTCGGCCGACATCACGTTGTCCGGCCGCGTGCTGGCGGGTGAAAAGGTGGACTTGCCGCCGCACGCGCGTGGGGTCGGGTTGCTGTCGCAGGACGCATTGTTGTTCCCGCATCTGTCCGCTTTGGACAATGTCGCCTTCGCGCCGCGTTCCGCCGGTGCGGGGAAGGCGAAGTCGCGGGAAGTGGCGGAGAAGTGGCTGGCGGAGGTGGACGCGTCGGCGTTCGCGCGCCGGCGGCCCGGCCAGCTCTCGGGCGGCCAGCAGCAGCGGGTGGCGATCGCGCGGGCGCTGGCCTCGACGCCGTCGTTGCTGCTGCTCGACGAACCGTTCGCCGCTCTCGACGTGGACGCGGCGCCCGCGATCCGCGGCCTGCTGCGGCGGGTGCTGCGCGGCGGCCCGACGACGGTACTGGTCACGCACGACCCGCTCGACGCGCTCGCGCTCGCCGACCACGTGGCCGTGATGTCGGGCGGCCGGATCGTCGAACGCGGGCCGACGCGGGAGGTACTGGCCGCGCCGCGCACCGCGTTCACCGCCCGGATCGCGGGGCTCAACCTGGTTGCGGGCGTCGCGGAGGCCGAGGGGCTGCGGACGAAGTCGGGTGACCTCGTGTCGGGGCTGCTGTCCGAGGACGCCGTGGTGGGGGAGGCCGCGGTCGCCGTGTTCGAGCCCAGCGCGGTGGCCGTGTACCCGCACGACGGTGAGCACCACGGCAGCCCGCGCAACACCGCCGAGGCCACGGTCGCGGCCCTGGAACCGCACGGGCCCGTGATCCGGGTCCGCGTGACCGGCGGCGGCTGGGCCGAGGGCCTGACCGCGGACCTCACGCCGGCGGCGGTCGCCGACCTGGAGCTGGAGCCGGGTTCGGCTGTGACGCTGTCGGTGAAGGCCGCGACAGTGGCGGTGCACCCCACGCAAGCCTGA
- a CDS encoding HAD-IIA family hydrolase, whose protein sequence is MTEGRWTYLSDMDGVLVREEHLVPRADEFLGELRDNGIGFLVLTNNSIYTPRDLRARLLRTGLDVPEESIWTSALATAQFLESQRPGGTAFVIGEAGLTTALHEVGYVLTERDPDYVVLGETRTYSFSSITNAIRLIERGAKFIATNPDATGPSMEGSLPATGSVAALIERATGRSPYYVGKPNPLMMRSALRRLGAHSESTLMIGDRMDTDVHAGLEAGLQTILVLTGISSQESAERYPYRPTMVIDSVADLIGRTLDPFGEG, encoded by the coding sequence GTGACAGAAGGCCGCTGGACGTACCTGAGCGACATGGACGGCGTCCTGGTTCGCGAGGAGCACCTTGTGCCGCGCGCGGACGAGTTCCTCGGCGAGCTGCGGGACAACGGCATCGGCTTCCTGGTGCTCACGAACAACTCCATCTACACCCCGCGTGACCTGCGGGCGCGGTTGCTGCGCACCGGGCTCGACGTGCCGGAGGAGTCGATCTGGACCTCGGCGCTGGCCACGGCGCAGTTCCTCGAGTCGCAGCGCCCGGGTGGTACGGCGTTCGTGATCGGCGAGGCCGGGCTGACCACCGCGTTGCACGAGGTCGGTTACGTGCTCACCGAACGCGACCCGGACTACGTGGTGCTGGGCGAGACCCGCACGTACAGCTTCAGCTCCATCACCAACGCCATCCGCCTGATCGAGCGCGGCGCGAAGTTCATCGCGACCAACCCGGACGCGACCGGCCCCAGCATGGAGGGGTCGCTGCCGGCCACGGGGTCCGTCGCGGCGCTGATCGAGCGCGCGACCGGGCGTTCGCCGTACTACGTGGGCAAGCCGAACCCGCTGATGATGCGCTCGGCGTTGCGGCGTCTCGGCGCGCACTCGGAGTCGACGCTGATGATCGGCGACCGCATGGACACCGACGTGCACGCGGGCCTCGAAGCGGGGCTGCAGACGATCCTCGTGCTCACCGGGATATCCAGCCAGGAGTCGGCCGAACGCTATCCGTATCGGCCGACGATGGTGATCGACTCGGTCGCGGACCTGATCGGGCGAACCCTGGACCCGTTCGGCGAAGGCTGA
- a CDS encoding metallophosphoesterase family protein, producing MSVYVVGDVHGHRDALADALRAEGLVDSDGKWSGAEDQLWFLGDFVDRGPDGVGVIDFVRSLQEQAPEAGGSVQMLLGNHEILLLGMYHFGDRQVPSDFGPRSFARSWEINGGLLSDQDRLTPEHIEWLSARPLVALVDDHLLMHSDTLEYLDWGSDIASINASVGEILTGSDIEAWWEVWRRMTTRYAFRGPAGEENADALMAALGGSRIVHGHSVIADQLGIHPAQIEGPYLYAGGKALGIDGGLFVGGPCLVVPLPFTPEP from the coding sequence ATGAGCGTGTATGTGGTGGGCGACGTCCACGGGCACCGCGACGCCCTGGCCGACGCACTGCGCGCCGAGGGACTGGTCGACAGCGACGGCAAGTGGAGCGGCGCCGAAGACCAGCTGTGGTTCCTCGGTGACTTCGTGGACCGCGGTCCCGACGGCGTCGGCGTGATCGACTTCGTGCGTTCGCTGCAGGAACAGGCGCCGGAGGCGGGCGGCTCCGTGCAGATGCTGCTGGGGAACCACGAGATCCTGCTCCTGGGGATGTACCACTTCGGCGACCGCCAGGTGCCGTCGGACTTCGGGCCGCGCAGCTTCGCGCGCAGCTGGGAGATCAACGGCGGCCTGCTGTCCGATCAGGACCGCCTGACGCCGGAACACATCGAGTGGCTTTCGGCGCGCCCGTTGGTGGCGCTGGTGGACGACCACCTGCTGATGCATTCGGACACGCTCGAGTACCTCGACTGGGGCTCGGACATCGCCTCGATCAACGCGTCGGTGGGGGAAATCCTGACCGGCAGCGACATCGAGGCGTGGTGGGAAGTCTGGCGCCGGATGACCACGCGTTACGCCTTCCGCGGCCCGGCCGGCGAGGAGAACGCGGACGCGTTGATGGCGGCTCTCGGCGGTTCGCGGATCGTCCACGGCCACAGTGTGATCGCCGACCAACTGGGTATCCACCCGGCGCAGATAGAGGGCCCGTACCTCTACGCCGGCGGCAAGGCCCTGGGCATCGACGGCGGCTTGTTCGTGGGTGGCCCGTGCCTCGTGGTGCCGTTGCCTTTCACGCCTGAGCCCTAG
- a CDS encoding YccF domain-containing protein yields MRLLLNIIWLVLCGFWMALGYVLAGIVCCILIITIPFGLASFRIANYALWPFGRTVVDRRDAGVGSVLGNIIWFIFAGLWLAIGHVVTGIALCITIIGIPLGIANFKLIPVSLMPLGKEIVDVP; encoded by the coding sequence ATGCGCCTGCTGCTGAACATCATCTGGCTCGTGCTCTGCGGATTCTGGATGGCCTTGGGCTACGTCCTCGCGGGCATCGTGTGCTGCATCCTCATCATCACCATCCCGTTCGGGCTGGCGTCGTTCCGGATCGCGAACTACGCGTTGTGGCCGTTCGGCCGGACGGTGGTCGATCGGCGCGACGCGGGTGTCGGGTCGGTGCTGGGCAACATCATCTGGTTCATCTTCGCCGGGCTGTGGCTGGCGATCGGCCACGTGGTCACCGGCATCGCGTTGTGCATCACGATCATCGGGATCCCGCTGGGGATCGCGAACTTCAAGCTGATCCCCGTGTCGCTCATGCCGCTGGGCAAGGAGATCGTCGACGTCCCCTAG